In the Paenibacillus pabuli genome, one interval contains:
- a CDS encoding beta-galactosidase yields the protein MTYKYPPVSTKVPHMLHGADYNPEQWLKYPEVLEEDIRLMKLAKCNVMSIGIFSWVSLEPEEGVYTFEWLDRVLDRFAANGIYAFLATPSGARPAWMSAKYPEVLRVGANRVRNLHGFRHNHCYTSPVYREKVTAINTKLAERYSEHPAVIGWHISNEFGGDCHCDYCQEAFRGWVKHKYGTLDELNHSWWTTFWSHTVTDWSQVESPSPHGETQVHAMNLDWRRFVTDQTADFIVHETKPLKASNPDLPVTTNLMEFYEGLNYWKFADILDFLSWDSYPTWHDADEENKQASRIAMMHDIVRSIKGGQPFLLMESTPSSTNWQETSKLKRPGMHLLSSLQAVAHGSDSVQYFQWRKSRGSSEKLHGAVVDHVGHEHTRVFKDVTDVGTALEGMEAVVGTSVPAEVAIIFDWENRWAVKDSQGPRNIGVKYEETVEWHYDAFWKKGVPVDVIDMEADLSKYRLLIAPMLYLVREGVGERIEQFVENGGTFVGTYWSGIVNENDLCFLGGFPGPLRKTLGIWSEEIDGLHDRDQNGAIPVSGNELGLQAEYDAIELCDLIHLEGAETLATYRSDFYAGRPALTVNRLGSGKAYYIATRFTAPFYDDFYGKLITDLGIERALETKFPAGVTAHLRTDGTSDYVFVQNYTPEVKQLELDNHAYTDLLRGDEVNAHLELQPYDIHVLRRSAERN from the coding sequence ATGACTTATAAATATCCACCTGTAAGTACGAAGGTGCCACACATGCTGCATGGTGCAGATTATAACCCGGAGCAATGGCTCAAATATCCTGAGGTGCTGGAAGAAGATATCCGCCTGATGAAGCTTGCCAAGTGCAACGTGATGTCCATCGGCATCTTCTCGTGGGTATCCCTTGAACCAGAGGAAGGTGTATACACCTTTGAATGGTTGGATCGTGTTTTGGATAGGTTTGCAGCGAATGGAATTTACGCCTTTCTCGCTACGCCAAGCGGTGCAAGGCCTGCCTGGATGTCGGCCAAGTATCCGGAGGTATTGCGTGTAGGAGCCAATCGGGTTCGTAACCTGCACGGCTTCCGTCATAATCATTGCTATACTTCTCCTGTATACCGGGAAAAAGTAACGGCGATCAATACGAAACTGGCTGAACGTTATTCAGAACATCCTGCGGTGATCGGCTGGCATATATCCAATGAGTTTGGCGGTGATTGCCATTGTGATTATTGTCAGGAGGCGTTTCGCGGCTGGGTGAAACATAAATACGGCACGCTTGATGAGCTGAATCATTCCTGGTGGACCACGTTCTGGAGCCATACGGTAACAGACTGGAGCCAGGTAGAATCTCCTTCGCCGCATGGTGAAACTCAGGTGCATGCGATGAATCTGGACTGGCGCCGATTTGTTACGGATCAGACCGCGGACTTCATCGTGCATGAAACGAAACCGCTCAAGGCAAGTAATCCGGATCTGCCTGTCACCACAAACCTGATGGAATTTTATGAAGGGTTGAACTACTGGAAGTTTGCCGATATTCTGGACTTCCTGTCCTGGGACAGTTACCCGACATGGCATGATGCGGATGAGGAAAATAAACAGGCGTCCCGAATAGCGATGATGCATGATATCGTTCGTTCGATCAAAGGCGGACAGCCGTTCCTGCTGATGGAGAGCACGCCAAGTTCCACGAACTGGCAGGAGACCAGCAAGCTGAAACGTCCAGGCATGCATCTGCTGTCCTCTCTTCAGGCGGTAGCACACGGTTCGGATAGTGTGCAGTACTTCCAATGGAGAAAGAGCAGAGGCTCCAGTGAGAAACTCCATGGCGCTGTCGTGGATCATGTTGGACATGAACACACACGTGTGTTCAAGGATGTGACGGATGTGGGGACGGCTCTCGAAGGAATGGAAGCTGTTGTTGGCACATCCGTTCCGGCTGAAGTGGCCATCATTTTCGACTGGGAGAACCGCTGGGCGGTGAAGGATTCCCAGGGACCACGCAATATTGGCGTGAAGTATGAGGAAACGGTAGAGTGGCATTATGATGCGTTTTGGAAAAAAGGAGTGCCTGTAGACGTGATCGACATGGAAGCCGATCTCTCCAAGTATAGGCTGCTGATCGCACCGATGCTCTATCTCGTGCGGGAAGGTGTAGGCGAACGGATTGAGCAATTTGTTGAAAATGGCGGTACATTCGTCGGAACCTATTGGTCAGGAATCGTGAATGAGAATGATCTCTGCTTCCTGGGAGGTTTCCCGGGACCGCTTCGCAAAACGCTTGGGATCTGGTCCGAAGAGATCGACGGGCTGCATGACCGGGATCAGAATGGTGCCATTCCTGTGAGCGGAAACGAGCTCGGTCTGCAGGCAGAATACGATGCAATTGAATTATGTGATCTCATCCATCTGGAAGGGGCAGAGACTCTGGCAACCTACCGGTCAGACTTCTATGCCGGACGACCTGCGTTAACCGTTAACCGATTGGGATCAGGTAAAGCGTATTATATCGCAACACGCTTCACTGCACCGTTCTATGATGATTTCTATGGCAAGCTCATTACAGATCTGGGAATTGAACGTGCACTCGAAACCAAATTTCCTGCAGGAGTTACTGCGCATCTGCGGACCGATGGTACATCCGATTATGTATTTGTACAGAACTATACGCCGGAAGTTAAGCAACTGGAGCTGGACAATCACGCTTACACGGATTTGCTTCGTGGTGATGAAGTCAATGCCCATTTGGAACTGCAGCCGTATGACATCCATGTATTGAGAAGATCAGCTGAACGAAACTAA
- a CDS encoding glycoside hydrolase family 53 protein — translation MSNLEKKPFILGMDVSFMDEIEQHGGSYSDEDGKQEDLLSILKLNGASAIRLRIWNDPVGGFCNLERTVAVAKRIKEQGMQFLLDFHYSDRWADPANQWKPKAWENLSYEELQRAVCTYTADVLRTLKDHDALPDMVQVGNEITPGMLWDEGRVSGEEHDTDEQWERFAGLVKYGIAAVKSVDSNINIMIHIDRGGDNVESRKFYDRFEALGVEFDTIGLSYYPWWHGTLDALRDNLHDLAARYGKPINVVETAYPWTLEQPEEHEWILNQEDLLLPGYPASVEGQTRYLRDLLQIIREVPGGLGQGFYYWEPAWIPSKPEWSVGHPNNWGNLTMFDFKGRKLESFTALKADTTSEESETDTPKGSALIK, via the coding sequence GTGAGCAACTTGGAGAAAAAGCCATTCATTCTTGGGATGGATGTGTCTTTTATGGATGAAATTGAACAGCATGGAGGGAGCTACAGCGACGAGGACGGCAAGCAGGAGGACCTGCTGTCCATCCTGAAGCTGAACGGAGCGAGCGCGATTCGGCTGCGGATCTGGAACGATCCTGTGGGGGGATTCTGCAATCTGGAGAGAACCGTAGCGGTTGCCAAACGGATCAAAGAACAAGGGATGCAGTTCCTGCTGGACTTCCATTACTCGGATCGCTGGGCTGATCCGGCCAATCAGTGGAAGCCCAAAGCGTGGGAGAATCTGTCTTATGAGGAGCTTCAGCGGGCCGTATGCACTTACACGGCAGATGTGTTACGCACGTTGAAAGATCATGACGCTTTGCCTGACATGGTACAGGTCGGCAACGAAATTACGCCTGGCATGTTGTGGGACGAAGGACGCGTGAGTGGTGAAGAGCACGACACCGACGAACAGTGGGAACGTTTTGCTGGACTGGTGAAGTACGGCATTGCCGCGGTAAAATCCGTTGATTCCAATATCAACATCATGATCCATATTGATCGTGGCGGTGATAACGTGGAAAGCCGGAAGTTTTACGACCGTTTTGAAGCACTTGGCGTGGAGTTTGATACGATTGGACTCTCGTATTACCCTTGGTGGCATGGCACACTGGATGCGCTGCGTGACAATCTGCACGACCTGGCCGCCAGATACGGCAAACCCATCAATGTGGTTGAAACCGCTTATCCCTGGACACTGGAACAACCTGAAGAGCACGAGTGGATTCTGAATCAGGAAGATCTGCTGCTGCCGGGCTATCCGGCAAGCGTGGAAGGCCAGACACGTTACCTTCGGGATTTGCTGCAAATTATTCGCGAAGTTCCGGGAGGATTGGGCCAAGGATTCTACTATTGGGAACCTGCCTGGATCCCGAGTAAGCCGGAATGGTCTGTTGGACATCCGAACAACTGGGGTAACCTGACGATGTTTGACTTCAAAGGCCGCAAATTGGAATCGTTTACAGCGTTGAAGGCGGATACAACTTCGGAAGAATCCGAAACGGATACGCCGAAGGGTTCGGCATTGATCAAATAG
- a CDS encoding carbohydrate ABC transporter permease produces MYHKSLPYRVFNIINTCFLILVAIMCIVPMIHVLAVSFSSKAAADANLVNLWPVGFSLEAYKKTMNNPIFLNSLWISLLRTVIGTAITLLITFLAAYPLSKENSEFKGRTIYSWIFVFSMIFNGGLVPFYMVIQKIGLMDSFWVLVLPGAVNTFLVILMLNFFRGIPKELEEAALMDGANHFRTLFTIFLPISMPSIATIALFSMVFHWNSWFDGLLYMNNAKDYPLATFMQTVIIGRDMSSMSMNPKEMEALSQTTVRAAQIFIGSAPILIVYPFLQRFFVKGMTLGSVKG; encoded by the coding sequence ATGTATCACAAATCATTGCCTTATCGCGTGTTTAACATAATCAACACCTGCTTTCTGATTCTGGTTGCCATCATGTGTATCGTACCGATGATTCATGTTCTGGCGGTGTCCTTCAGCTCGAAGGCAGCTGCCGATGCCAATCTGGTTAATCTCTGGCCTGTCGGCTTCTCGCTTGAGGCCTACAAAAAAACGATGAATAATCCAATTTTTCTGAACTCGCTTTGGATCTCCCTGCTTCGTACCGTCATTGGTACAGCGATTACCCTGCTGATTACCTTTTTGGCGGCGTACCCGTTATCTAAAGAAAATAGTGAATTTAAAGGAAGAACGATATATTCATGGATTTTCGTTTTTAGTATGATCTTTAATGGGGGACTGGTTCCGTTCTACATGGTTATTCAGAAGATCGGTCTGATGGATTCCTTCTGGGTGCTGGTACTCCCGGGAGCAGTCAATACCTTCCTGGTCATTCTGATGTTGAACTTCTTCCGCGGTATTCCAAAAGAGCTGGAAGAAGCGGCACTGATGGATGGAGCCAACCATTTCAGAACACTTTTCACGATCTTCCTGCCCATCTCAATGCCATCCATTGCAACAATTGCCTTGTTTAGCATGGTGTTTCACTGGAATTCCTGGTTTGACGGTCTCTTATATATGAATAATGCCAAGGATTATCCACTGGCTACATTTATGCAAACGGTCATTATCGGACGGGATATGAGCAGTATGAGCATGAATCCCAAAGAAATGGAAGCTCTCTCGCAAACCACGGTAAGAGCTGCACAGATCTTTATCGGAAGCGCTCCAATTCTGATTGTGTACCCGTTCCTGCAGCGTTTCTTTGTTAAAGGCATGACACTGGGTTCAGTTAAAGGCTGA
- a CDS encoding NAD-dependent malic enzyme produces MNQRNLDGNSIIIRLEMTTKDIKFGEVASAISEAGGDIIAIDVISTNQDVSVRDLTVAVTDAQDNSKILEAVRQLKGVSIINVSDRTFLLHLGGKIEVTPKTPIHNREDLSRVYTPDVARVCSAIADEPGKAFSLTIKRNTVAVVSDGSAVLGLGNIGPRAAMPVMEGKAMLFKQFAGVDAFPICLDTQDTEEIIRTVKAISPAFGGINLEDISSPRCFEIERRLNEELDIPVFHDDQHGTAVVLYAGLINALKLVGKSINDVKIVVCGIGAAGVACSNILLSAGAGRLIGVDREGALVRTQTYENEVWSDYASRTNPELESGSLRDVIRGADVFIGLSRGNLLTREDVQSMADDPIVFAMANPVPEIMPAVVEDIVAVMATGRSDYPNQINNVLCFPGMFRAVLDCRATEINEEMKLAAAKAIASSISDEERTRYYIIPSVFNEKVVKSIRKRVVEAAVRTGVARRVPREQAREGGEE; encoded by the coding sequence ATGAATCAGAGAAATCTAGACGGCAACAGCATTATTATTCGGCTGGAAATGACAACGAAAGATATCAAGTTTGGCGAAGTGGCCTCGGCCATCTCGGAAGCTGGGGGAGACATCATTGCCATCGACGTGATTTCGACCAATCAGGATGTGAGTGTGCGCGACTTGACGGTTGCGGTAACGGATGCACAGGATAACAGCAAGATTTTAGAAGCGGTACGCCAGCTCAAAGGCGTGTCCATTATTAATGTGTCTGACCGCACGTTTTTGCTGCACCTTGGCGGCAAGATCGAAGTCACTCCCAAAACGCCGATTCATAACCGGGAAGACTTGTCACGTGTCTACACCCCGGATGTAGCTCGTGTTTGTTCGGCAATTGCTGATGAACCCGGTAAGGCGTTCTCACTGACCATCAAGCGGAACACCGTAGCCGTCGTATCTGATGGCAGTGCAGTACTCGGACTGGGGAACATCGGACCTCGTGCAGCGATGCCGGTCATGGAAGGAAAGGCCATGCTGTTTAAGCAGTTTGCAGGTGTGGATGCTTTCCCCATCTGCCTGGATACACAGGATACCGAGGAGATCATTCGCACGGTGAAAGCGATTTCACCAGCATTTGGCGGTATTAATCTGGAGGATATCTCATCTCCACGTTGTTTTGAAATCGAACGTCGGCTGAATGAGGAACTGGACATTCCGGTGTTTCATGATGATCAGCATGGTACGGCCGTCGTGTTATATGCGGGCCTGATTAACGCGCTCAAACTTGTAGGCAAATCCATTAACGATGTGAAAATCGTCGTCTGCGGTATTGGCGCCGCGGGGGTGGCTTGCAGCAATATTCTCCTGTCAGCTGGAGCAGGCCGGTTGATTGGTGTTGACCGCGAGGGAGCGCTAGTGCGGACGCAGACCTATGAGAATGAGGTATGGAGTGATTATGCTTCCCGAACCAATCCGGAGCTGGAGTCGGGTTCATTGCGGGATGTCATTCGAGGAGCAGACGTATTTATCGGATTATCCCGTGGCAATCTGTTAACCCGCGAAGATGTGCAATCCATGGCTGACGACCCAATCGTATTTGCGATGGCGAATCCGGTACCGGAGATTATGCCAGCTGTGGTGGAGGATATCGTGGCTGTCATGGCTACAGGCCGTTCGGATTATCCGAATCAGATTAATAATGTGCTTTGTTTCCCGGGGATGTTCAGAGCTGTTCTGGATTGCCGGGCGACGGAGATTAATGAAGAAATGAAACTTGCAGCAGCCAAGGCCATTGCTTCTTCCATCTCGGATGAGGAGCGTACACGCTATTATATTATTCCGAGCGTATTCAATGAGAAGGTGGTCAAGTCAATCCGTAAGCGCGTAGTTGAAGCAGCAGTGAGAACTGGTGTAGCCCGGCGCGTACCGCGTGAACAGGCCCGAGAAGGCGGGGAAGAGTAA